One Argentina anserina chromosome 6, drPotAnse1.1, whole genome shotgun sequence genomic window, GCCCTCAGTTGATCCATACTCAGCACTAACCAATGGAACATCAGCTGCGTAGTGCCGCAGTTTTTTCAAGTATGGTTGCATTGACCCTGTCATTATGGAATACACATACTTGGCATTTGGCCAAAGCTTAGGGACCAGACCAAACCAATCCAAGTCTTCCAATTCCTTGCACGCAGCTTCGATTTTTGAAGCCAATGCCGGTTTTGGGGAGATGATATCCAACACTGCTATTCTCACTTTGGGTAGGTTGATTCTTTTACTTAATGTGCCATCTCTAAGGTCAATGCATAAATCACTCCAAAGCTCTTCAAATGCGATAAAGGACTGGACTATGCTGTAGGCAAAAGTCGAGGTTATGAACTCTACTTGAtcagagaagaagaggccaagaaggaGATGACAATATGTAGCTTGTTTACTGTCTCCACTTGAAATGACTTCTTTTGGGCTGCAAGTGAATGACTTGGTCTTTTCCTGTTTGATTTTGAATTCCTGACTTGCATAGTAGTGGGTTGTAGCCGTTCCTGCAGTTAGTCCTCCCCTTGTTTTGAACTGTTTGCTGCTGTATATGAATTCTAGGATCTTTCCTCCTTCCCTTGTTGGATAAACCCTACCAAGTTTATGAAAAATAGCCAGTAAAAGAAATGTACTTTCATTTTAATCATTGGTCTAACACACACTAATAAATTAGTTCAGCCATATTAAAAGGCTAATGAAGAGAAAGACATAAAGGTTGAACCTTGATCTGTAAGCTGCAGCCAGCCTGAAAATTTGAAGCGTAGTCTGTGCGCTGTGGCGAGTAAAGGGTACAAACTTCTGTCTTCCTTCGGTCGTTCCGGAACTAAAAACCAATGACACAGGAAGCTTATTAGACTCATCAAGAGTGCAAAAGATGACACCAAAGTCGTAAACTTGATTCTAATTCATTAAAAACCAATGTAACAACAGAAATGTTTATAGCAGATATAAGACAACAAGGTCTGGTTCTAACTAAACACTGAATCATTCAGTTATAGCCTTTATGCAGAACATAAACACACAGGAATTAACCTCAAAGAGAGAGTAGTCAGAGGTTGTTGGGTAAGTATAGGAGACGAGTCCCCATTTGCAATTCTCAAAATGTTAGGCTCTAAATCCGCATGTGAAACAAGAGGTACCAAAGAGGTGTATAGTGACTCCAATACACATGCATCAACCTCATGGATGTCGACGTCCCCCAACCAGTTCCTGAGATACTCCACCCCCCAATTCAGCTCAAGTATTCGCCTCAGCGTCTGCGTTTGAACCGACTCTGCGTTCTCCGATACATCTTCAAACCACCGAATGATGTCATGGCCGTTGCTGTGGTTATTGCACACTACATCGGACTCCATTTGAGAAGGCTACCTGAGAAGTGCTACAGAAATGAAGTTTCTACGAGTATCTCTATACTATATGGTAGTGCACACTGcacatcatatatatgattatacaTAGGGCCCCTGTACATATAAACATAAAGATGATTATATTCAATCATCTCTCTCTGATAGATTTGTGTTTATTGTCATTTACTGAAAAGCTCAACCAACCTCCCCATGTTGCAGAAGCTCCGTCCATCTTAGAAACAGTACGTTAATTTGTAGACCACTCAACATGTATAGAGTCATCCTTGTCTGAAAGAGAtgtcggagagagagagagagagagagagagagagagattcttCTTTCAAATCATATGGGGACAACTGGCCCGACTGGACGACCTTTGACAGCTTAGCTCTGCAGGCATCACAAAGATACAG contains:
- the LOC126800318 gene encoding indole-3-acetic acid-amido synthetase GH3.10, which codes for MESDVVCNNHSNGHDIIRWFEDVSENAESVQTQTLRRILELNWGVEYLRNWLGDVDIHEVDACVLESLYTSLVPLVSHADLEPNILRIANGDSSPILTQQPLTTLSLSSGTTEGRQKFVPFTRHSAQTTLQIFRLAAAYRSRVYPTREGGKILEFIYSSKQFKTRGGLTAGTATTHYYASQEFKIKQEKTKSFTCSPKEVISSGDSKQATYCHLLLGLFFSDQVEFITSTFAYSIVQSFIAFEELWSDLCIDLRDGTLSKRINLPKVRIAVLDIISPKPALASKIEAACKELEDLDWFGLVPKLWPNAKYVYSIMTGSMQPYLKKLRHYAADVPLVSAEYGSTEGWIGVNVDPCFPPEEVTFAVVPTFSYFEFIPLYRNKQDYNLVVDDFIEDTPVPLSQVKVGQQYEIVLTTFTGLYRYRLGDVVEVAGFHRGTPKLNFICRRKLILTVNIDKNTEKDLQMVVERGSQLLSKSKAELIDFTSHADVVNQPGHYIIYWEIKGDVEDRVLGECCREMDASFVDHGYVVSRRSNSIGPLELRIVEKGTFRKILEYFIGNGSALSQFKIPRCTSDKVLLSILNLCTIKRVYSTAYA